From Daucus carota subsp. sativus chromosome 6, DH1 v3.0, whole genome shotgun sequence:
GTCTTTGTTTTATCCCATGTGACCTGAGCTTTAGTAATCCTTTTCCactttgtgtatatatgaataCATGGTTTAACCTCCCTGCTTTATATTGATTGTTCATCTTCTTTCTTTGGTTTAGGCCTTGCTTTTCGGGAATGCAGACAGCTTGCCAGCTTTTCTATCCCGCCACCATATTCCTGGGCTTGATGTAGTGGTGGACCCATGTGCAGCAATTCTAGTTTTTGTTGTCACTGCACTTTTGTGTGTGGGAATCAAAGAGGTGAAGCATATTCTTGTTGTCTCTTTGCAATATTTGAATGTGACCCTTTTGTTCTGTCGAACTGTGTGATACTTACTTATTGATGATTGAACTTGGTATGGCAGAGTACATTAGTACAATCTGTTGTCACAGTAGCAAATATATGTGCCATGATCTTTGTCATTATAGCTGGTGGATATCTGGGTTTCAAGACTGATTGGCCTGGTTATGAACTTCCTGTTGGGTAAGGGTAATCATGTCGTCCGAAATCTCCCTTAAGGGTATTACATATTATCATGTCGTTTATTTTCTATAGTTAATTTGTAGGTATTTTCCCTTTGGAGTAGATGGAATGCTTGCTGGGGCTTCAACTGTTTTCTTTGCTTACATTGGGTTTGATTCAGTTGCCAGTACAGCTGAAGAGGTATGTAAAGTGCATTGTCTGATTGTGTGTACAAAATCTATATAATGTCATGTCGAAGAGCTTAAATGGTGAAAATATCATTTTACAATATCTGCAGGTGAAGAATCCTCAAAGAGATTTACCTCTAGGTATCGGGGCTGCATTATCTATCTGCTGCACATTATATATGTTGGTCTCTGCTGTCATTGTCGGTCTCGTTCCCTACTATGCCATGGATCCTGATACCCCCATCTCCTCGGCCTTTTCTAGTCATGGACTTCAGTGGGCATCGTAAGTAAATATCTGGTACTTGCAATATATGAAATCAATGGTAGCTAGTTATTCTTGTCAAGTTTTCAAGTAATCAATATGATTCCTAATCTTTCGCCTCTTCTTTCATTAAAATATCTATCTGCTTACATTGCAGATATATTATAACTTTGGGAGCTTGTACTGCTCTCTGCTCGACATTGATGGGTTCACTTCTTCCTCAGGTAACTTACAGAGTTGGTAGATTTACTGGTTTTATGTCTATCAGTCATGTCCTACCTATTTTTTCTTTGGGAATCTGTGTTGTACCAACTGTGTAGGGTAAATTCGGTTACAAGTATTAGGACTTTTACatggttaattaatttaataatgtgTCAACGGAATTTGAACTTAATAAAAAAGGCTTTCCGTGCATATGGGATTCTTAATATGTTGATTGTTCCTTGCGGAAGTACTCGTTTTGGACAGGCTTCTTTATTACAATATTCATTCTTGTAACTTGTACAATGAATATATATTGAAGAATAACTTCATTATCTGAATAAAGAGACATATCTTATTACTATTGCCGTGGATTTTTGAGATGATCGGAAAATTGATCTTACTCAACATTGTCGAGCAACGACCTGTAGGGGAAGAGATATGGTTCAGCACTTGCAATATAAAGCGGGTGTCCACTGTTTTCCGTTCTGCTTTTTCCATCTCAAATCCAGGGTCATTGTATGCATACATCCACTAATTTAGTAATTTGTGTTTTCTTTGGTTGATATGTGGTAACAGTACTccaataatttcatattttgttaaaatCTACAAAAGTGGCAGTGAACCTGGTGGGATTTATTCAATTTGTAACGCATTATGAGGGTGTATATAACTTGTTTGCTCGAGACCTCTTCTTACACTAAACACATCGCTATTATGTACTTTTGCTTGTCAAGCTGAAAATCTGTTTCTATTTCTATTAGGCTGATTTTTAATTGTCCAGTATAAGGAATTTCCTGACCATTTTACCATGGATTAGTATTGGATCAAACTTTAGAGtattaaaattatctttttcctgatactttttaaatatgtatatattttctgCTTGCACCTAATAGCTTTAACAATGCTTTATTTTGTGTTTCCCAGCCACGAATTCTGATGGCAATGGCTAGAGATGGATTATTGCCATCGTTCTTTTCAGAGGTTAACAAACGCACACAAGTGCCTGTCAAGAGTACTATATTAACTGGTGTAATAGCTGCAACCTTGTCATTCTTCATGGATGTTGAGCAGTTGGCAGGAATGGTATGCTTATCATCTGCCTGAAGTAGTATACAGTCCACATAGTACTAGCGAAAGATCAGTAAGTTTCTCTATCTGCTACAGTTGACACGTGTGCTTTAAACTGTGCAGGTCAGTGTTGGTACACTTCTTGCTTTCACAATGGTAGCTGTTTCAGTATTGATCCTTCGATATGTCCCACCGAATGAAGTTCCACTTCCATCATCACTTCAGGAAGCTATTGACTTAGTTTCATTGCGATATGATAGTATTCCGCAGGAAATTGATGCGGGGATCACTAAAGATCAGGTCAGAATACTTGGTGAAGATAGTCCGCTTATACATGGAACAGTGGCGGCACCAGCTGACCATCCTCTTATAGAAAAAGTAATGTCTCAAGGTAATCATGGTTTTCTTTTACTTTGTATTAAGTAGGCTTGATAGTAATTAGCCTAACCAAACAGACCCAGTTTATCCTGCTCATTGAGGTGGGTCTGGGGATGGCAAGATGTTTGCGATCCTACTCGGTAAGAGGCATGATAGTAAATGGATGTATTAAATCTATGGCTGTGGGAAGGAATTAGTTAGTGTGTGTTGTTCTGATACTCTATTACATTTAGCATTTTGGAAGCACCTGGGCAGTAGCAACCCCCATTCCTAAAATATATTCCTTGCTCAAGCAGAAGTTCTGTGATAGCATTCAGTAGTCACATCTGTTATGACTTATGTGTATCCCGATCTCGCATAGCTAGTAAG
This genomic window contains:
- the LOC108227477 gene encoding cationic amino acid transporter 2, vacuolar codes for the protein MGFLSNPQRRSKNGGGEKGLFGFQSLIRRKQVDSIHSKSSSNGDHQLAKELSIAHLIAIGVGSTIGAGVYILVGTVAREHAGPALALSFLIAGIAAALSAFCYAELASRCPSAGSAYHYSYICVGEGLAWIIGWALILEYTIGGSAVARGISPNLALLFGNADSLPAFLSRHHIPGLDVVVDPCAAILVFVVTALLCVGIKESTLVQSVVTVANICAMIFVIIAGGYLGFKTDWPGYELPVGYFPFGVDGMLAGASTVFFAYIGFDSVASTAEEVKNPQRDLPLGIGAALSICCTLYMLVSAVIVGLVPYYAMDPDTPISSAFSSHGLQWASYIITLGACTALCSTLMGSLLPQPRILMAMARDGLLPSFFSEVNKRTQVPVKSTILTGVIAATLSFFMDVEQLAGMVSVGTLLAFTMVAVSVLILRYVPPNEVPLPSSLQEAIDLVSLRYDSIPQEIDAGITKDQVRILGEDSPLIHGTVAAPADHPLIEKVMSQVIISEKNRRKIAGWTILLTCVGALVLTSAASSVQLPSYLRLTLCGIGGILLLSGLAVLSIISQDEGRHTFGHTGGFICPFVPLLPIACILINVYLLINLGAATWIRVSVWLAIGVLVYAFYGRTHSSLQHAVYVPAVHVDEIYRSSAGTSV